gacgcagtatggttcctgaggcatttagaaacaaatttctattagggtttgatgcgttttgatgcctaataaagccagaaaatcaatttctgtcggattcggtccaaaacggtacaggtggcgccatctagcggcgagcggcggaactacgaaaaactaaaatttcgattttctcgaaaactagggacatttccgaaattctgagatatacaaattgttccttgtcgcctacagaatcgaacgaatctaattataacctgctaggaccattattaaagaaaataaaaaaatagcccatttcatggactaaaaaattggcgtccatctagcggtgaaagttggaactacaaaaacagaaaatttcgattttctcgaaaactaggaacttttccgaaattctgagatatacaaattgttccttgtcgcctacggaatcgaacgaatctaattatagcctgttaggaccattattaaagaaaatagaaaaatagcccatttcatggactaaaaaattggcgtccatctagcggtggaagttggaactacaaaaaaataaaaattcgattttctcgaaaatttgcaaactttgagttcttctgaggctcagaaagtgtcatgtgatcgcattagaagcgaaataaaacaataaaagcttcctaaaggctttaataaagaaaataaaaaaaatggcattttatggagaaaatttgtggcgccatctagcggcggaactgcgaactaaactgaaaaaacgtatgcccgtacacgcgttaaggaaaaatataaaaagtaatatttcgcaactttgacgacctAGTATGCTTCTTTGGCCATtctaaatcaatttttgttaaataagttattcattttattgcctattaagcccagaaaatcaatttttatttgaccccttaacgcgtgttccgacatacgttttttcagtttagttcgcagtttcgccgttagatggcgccacaaattttctccataaaatgacatttttttcattttctttattaaagcctttaggaagcttctgttgctttattttgcttctaatgcgatcgcATAACagtttctgagcctcagaagtgcTCAAAGTtcactaattttcgagaaaatcgcatttttatttttttgtagttccaactttcaccgctagatggacgccaattttttagtccatgaaatgggctatttttctattttctttaataatggtcctagcaggctataattagattcgttcgattgcgtaggcgacaaggaacaatttgtatatctcagaatttcggaaaagttcctagttttcgagaaaatcgaaattttctatttttgtagttccaactttcaccgctagatggacggcaattttttagtccatgaaatgggctatttttctattttctttaataatagtcctagcaggctataattagattcgttcgattccgtaggcgacaaggaacaatttgtatatctcagaatttcggaaaagtccctagttttccagaaaatcgaaattttagtttttcgtagttccgccgctcgccgctagatggcgccacctgtaccgttttggcccgaattcgacaaaaattgattttctggctttattattcatcaaaacgcatcaaaccctaatagaaatttgtttctaaatgcctcaggaaccatactacgtcgttaaattgataaaaatcgaTATAAAATAGTGTTGCTCCAAAACGGCACTACTAGCGCCATCTCTTCGGAATATCAGTGGAACTAACACCATTTCAAACACCCCCTTCGTTAGTTCCGAATTTCGCCGCTAGACGGCTCTTGTTGTACCATTTCAGACGTCACGCAAGGAAAAAtcaaatacaaaaacaatacaAACTATTTTGCCCGAAACTAGACAGGAGCTATAATTGAAATATGAAGGTTTATACACAAATGTACATAGTTTTCTGtttgcaaaataatatatttaacgtagataataaataacaaaatgtacagaaatatatttcattaacaGATGATTAACGATCAACGAATTACATGTACAAATTACACCATGATTATAACAAATTAATCGGCAAATAACTTTTCGATAACATTAGGTTTATTGCTTCGATCTATACAAGACGCTATCACTCTGTTTGCATCGATACAAGGACAACGAAACTCCTCAACAATCGGTTTTTTAACGCGATCAGGATTAATTTCATTATCCCCTGTATTTTCATTGTTAGGTACAACGCGAATGTACGTTACGTGTATAATTAGCTTTTCATCGTCCAAAACTTGCCACGGCGGAAATATTTGTACCGTACCGTTTGACTTCATTTCAACTTTGCCCACTATATTGGGAATTGTCATGATCTTAAGTTTGGGAAAACTATTTTTATCTAAATTTGGAAACAGTAATTGGGACGGATCTTCGATCACGATTCCTTCTAGGAATTGTCTGCCGAAACGAGTCACGCACGCTTGTAAGCGGACGGTAACGCGTGGCACAGAAACGTTGTCTTTATCTATTTGTTTCAATTGATATCTCCATACGCGAACAAACGATAGTTGTCTATTGATCGTCGACTGCAATCTTTCCGCCAAACTCCCTCTGTAACGTACAATACAAATATACTATACAATTAACAAGAACCGATCTAATAAAAACTACATTACCTTTTcggtttttttcttttcttccctgAGTCTAAAAGATTTAATTGCACAGCTGGATCCGTGTACGTTTTGCCCGGAGAAGTTTCCGTACTAATAACAACTCCGCTTTGACTCGATTTAATATCGGTTGCATCGTTAACTTGTGTCGAGACTTGAGAAATTTTCTGAGAAGATCGTTCAACGTGTTCCGCTTTTTCGAAGAACGTCTGATCGGAGCTTTTGGTCATTTGTGAATTCAGGGAGCCGGGTTTAGAAATAACTATATGAAAACCGTGTTTCTTATCACGGTTACAGTTTTTAATAGTGGACTCTACGTCTTGTACATCCGTGTCTTCTATCAGATCGCTAAGATTGCAATCGGTATTATCGCTAGAGGTGTTTGCGATATCGTTACAATTGTCGTCGTCCGACTTACTGGACTCTGTTTCAATTTTCACTGTGTCTTTTACGTTCCTTGGGCTATCTTCAATGTGTAATTTCGTATTCGGAGTCGTCGAATTTGATTCTACCACCTCTTTTGAAGCCTTGGAATCTTTACTGGTAGAAGATTCTACATCATCCTCCTTCAAACTATCTTCTAATCTTTTTATCAACTGACGTTGCTTCTGAGTacacatgattttgaatttgattTCTGGATACTGACTAGGTGGTAAATTATAAGACGTCACAGAATTCATGTTAGAATCCAGATAGTTACTTTCCGCTCTATCAGAAAAGGGTAACTGCAATTGTGATGACTTTCTCCTTCCTTTTCTGCTAGAATAATGGCAATTTTTAACCAGAACAGGAGACTGTCTCTGCCCAGACACTTCTCTATCGACACAAGCGCTCTTTGCATTTTCCATctgtttattttcaatttgctcCAATACCGATCTCCGTACGCTTTCATTGTTcaatctttttcttcttcttttatacCCATAACATTTTCTATCCAACACAGGAGAAGCAACTATGTTGGATGATTGGAAAAGCCTCTTTCTAATGTTCTCTTTACTACTATTAGTGTCAACTTTTATACGCTTGTTACACCCAATAGAAGGACTGgaaatttctttatttgataGCTCACTGAAACGCGATCGGTCATCGTTATTTATCGTAGAGTCGTTCAAACTACTTTTCTTTCTTACTCGTTTGCGTCGATTGCCAAAGACGGGGGAAGTTTCCGCGCGTTTAGTCATAGACGAACCCAGCGTAGGAGATAATTGGAGGTCATTGTTCGAATTGAGAACGCACTCTTCGTGAGATTCGATCCATTTGCGTACAAAATCGATCTTTGCCGTACACGGTATACTCGCCACATTTTTGTCGATCAGCAACCTTCCGTCTTTTTGCCCTTGAAATTGCCTAACCGTGTTTAAGGTTAGAATCGACTCTCCGAAATTTAGTTTTCTCACATAAGATGGATTTTTCGATTCCTGACTATCTTTCTTTTCGACGTCGTTCACTTTCGGGCTTGTCGCTTTCAACATTTTCACGATACCgcgacaaaaatattaatatttcgtcGTTTTTCATCGTGACATATGCCAACTTATTGCGAGTGTACACGTTGGGACGCCATGTTTGCGTCGCCATGGAAACCAGGACAGAATCAGGACGCTCTGCGTCCACtaccaatttatatttttcaaatatttaataaaacagaatttgttgatgaaattatgaaactaGCTCTGTACTTTATTCGCAGGAGtacaaaatgcaaaatttgttcaaacgCGGAGCTGTCAAAGCGTCGAGGCAATGCGCAAAGGTCTCCGCGTTGCTGTTACGCTCCTGAGCGACACATTTTAGGGCGgctaaataaattcaaattttcgaacacGATCGACAAGTGTCccgaacgatagaacgacagaatTAAATCGCCTACTAGTTCATTAAGAACAAAGCGTAGCACGAAGAAGTGCTGGTCGAAATTCCGATGGAGAAGCATCTCGGACAGGACGAAGAAGATCGGCGAAAggaaaggaaaagagaaaagGATTCGCGAGGCGTTGCGTAAATCTAAATCGGCGTTAAAGGTCCGGTTGGTGTACACGCTATACAATTACCGGGCGACGAGTGTCGAGGAACCCCCTTTTATATTAATAGTCGAGATAGTAGTCGAGCGTGCAGCGTGATAGGAGAATGGCGATCGAGAGGGGGAGGAGGGTAAGGGAGAGTCCCAGAGGATCGGGGAGGGAACCGTGTACGAGGCTTTGGGCAAGAGGGACCGAGAGAGAGGATTCGCGAGGAGGACAAAGACGGAGAGTAAGAgtacgagagagagagagagggttcAAGGGGGACGTTCGAAACGATAGATAGGAGGATGGGATATACCGTGGACGGACCCCTTGTATCCACGATTGCTTCAGTTTCAGTTCGCGATAGAGGCTACTCGTTTCTTCCAGTAGCGGCTGTCGGCTATTCTTCGACGAGGGAAAGCGCGTAAACGGGTCCAGGGAGGGGGTGAgaaggacagaggcagagggaGAAACGAACGAAGAGGGAAGAAAGACGGCGAGGGTACGCGGGAAAATTCGTGGACGTCGGAAGACGAGACGATTCGAAAGGAAGAAGCGTTAAACGGAGTGGGGGACGGTAGGGTTAAGCGGAGGAGGGATCGAAGGCGAACGCGAACGCGCGATTCACGAGGGATGAAGGATGGCACGCGAGACATCGCGTCGAAGGATCGGATCTAGGATCGAAAGAAGCGAATGATCCGAACGTGACCGGTGACCCGTGATCGGTGACCGATGAACGTGGGAGCCGAGATTCGGTCCACGTTGAGATCAAAGGGACAAGCGAACGTTTCTGTTCCGGCAGACACGAAACATCGAACATCGTCGCGAAGGTGAAGTGATTCGGTCGTCTATAACTCGTTACGGAACTCGTACACCTTACGAAGACGTAAGGAAGCGTTCTTACCGCGGCTCCGAGGCGACGTCCACCTTGCCCTCGTTCGTCCAAATTCGCTAGCACGTTTCCCAGTGTCGTCGATTTTAATCCAGTGGAACAATTTTCAAGTCCGTGGAAGTTGACCGCCTCGATCGGTAAGATTTTCCAGCCGATTCTCGCGAAGGGTTCGAGGGAAGAGGGAGAGGCAGAAGGGCCGGTAGGGTAAAATATTCCGGAAGTTTGCGAGAGTTAAAACGAAACGCGACGCAACGCGATGCAACGCGGCGCAAGATCCAAGCTAGAGGCAGGGGGAAACGAGTGAATGCGTCGATCGAGAACGAGTCGAGAATTTATATCGCGTGAACGGGCAAAATACAGATCGTGATCGAGATTGTTTGCGAACAAGGTGCAAACGAGCGGAACGC
This Megachile rotundata isolate GNS110a chromosome 7, iyMegRotu1, whole genome shotgun sequence DNA region includes the following protein-coding sequences:
- the Vps28 gene encoding vacuolar protein sorting 28 isoform X2; this encodes MLKATSPKVNDVEKKDSQESKNPSYVRKLNFGESILTLNTVRQFQGQKDGRLLIDKNVASIPCTAKIDFVRKWIESHEECVLNSNNDLQLSPTLGSSMTKRAETSPVFGNRRKRVRKKSSLNDSTINNDDRSRFSELSNKEISSPSIGCNKRIKVDTNSSKENIRKRLFQSSNIVASPVLDRKCYGYKRRRKRLNNESVRRSVLEQIENKQMENAKSACVDREVSGQRQSPVLVKNCHYSSRKGRRKSSQLQLPFSDRAESNYLDSNMNSVTSYNLPPSQYPEIKFKIMCTQKQRQLIKRLEDSLKEDDVESSTSKDSKASKEVVESNSTTPNTKLHIEDSPRNVKDTVKIETESSKSDDDNCNDIANTSSDNTDCNLSDLIEDTDVQDVESTIKNCNRDKKHGFHIVISKPGSLNSQMTKSSDQTFFEKAEHVERSSQKISQVSTQVNDATDIKSSQSGVVISTETSPGKTYTDPAVQLNLLDSGKKRKKPKRGSLAERLQSTINRQLSFVRVWRYQLKQIDKDNVSVPRVTVRLQACVTRFGRQFLEGIVIEDPSQLLFPNLDKNSFPKLKIMTIPNIVGKVIMSIAQDRPELYEEVKLYKNAREREKHDNQADLYAVVNTLQHLEKAYIRDCVTPKEYTAACSKLLVQYRAAFKQVQSDQFPTIDAFARAFRLDCPAALERIKEDRPITIKDDKGNTSKCIADIVSLFITLMDKLRLEIKAMDQLHPDLRDLMDTMNRLSILPSDFDGKEKVAEWLQTLNNMSASDELSDTQVRQLIFDLETSYNAFNKVLHNS